A segment of the Caldalkalibacillus thermarum genome:
GGGATATTTTGGGTGAAGTGACGGTCGATAAGGGAGCTCAAACAAGCATGAAACTGGTTGCACCCACTCAAATCAGCGTGTTAACCAAAAAAGGTGAAGCGACAGACCAATACAAAACATCAATCTTGAAGCCAGATTTTGTTCCCTCACCTGTGAAGATAGGGGAAGTATTGGGCCAGGTGGTGATTGAGAAAGAAGGAAAGATTGAAACTGAAGTGGACATTGTGGCCACTGCAGAGATGCCGCGGGCAACATTCTGGCAATTGTTAAAAAGAACCAGCGCTTCATTGTTCAGCGTCACTCCCTAACGCAGTATTCGACAAACAGCCGGGAAACAGAAGCAAGAATGCTCGACTTTTTTGTAGTTTTGTCACCTGGAAGGAAAAACTCCTCCCCGTGTAGAAACCAATCTACGAACGTTAAAGGATAATGAAGGAGGAGAAAAGCAGGTGGCCTTACAAGTCGAGTTTACCACCCGTGAAGATGTACTGATTATCCGTTTAGCAGGCGAACTGGACCATCACACCGCCGAACAACTGCGCAGACAGGCGGAGCAAAAACTAAATGAGCAACAGGTCAGACATATCCTGTTAAATTTAGAAGATCTGACCTTTATGGACAGCTCTGGCCTGGGGGTTATTCTGGGGCGTTATAAGCAAATCTCCCAACAAGGTGGCCAAATGATCGTCTGTGCCATTTCCCCAACGATCTATCGTCTGTTTGAATTATCAGGAATGTTTAAAATCCTGAAGTTCGTGGACTCCGAAGAGCAGGCTTTAAAAACATTGGGGGTG
Coding sequences within it:
- the spoIIAA gene encoding anti-sigma F factor antagonist — its product is MALQVEFTTREDVLIIRLAGELDHHTAEQLRRQAEQKLNEQQVRHILLNLEDLTFMDSSGLGVILGRYKQISQQGGQMIVCAISPTIYRLFELSGMFKILKFVDSEEQALKTLGVA